A window of the Spirochaetae bacterium HGW-Spirochaetae-1 genome harbors these coding sequences:
- a CDS encoding MFS transporter permease, whose protein sequence is MGKYVNNNLANGESVIFEVRCHWIIFISLKSLLTLFIAPIIKLKTSEFAITNKRIIIKVGLIRRKTIELNLSKVESVNVDQSILGRILGYGTITVVGTGGTKEKFSEISKPLEFRKAFQQLDS, encoded by the coding sequence ATCAGTTATCTTTGAAGTAAGATGTCATTGGATAATTTTTATATCCTTAAAGTCATTATTAACATTGTTTATTGCTCCAATAATTAAGTTAAAAACAAGTGAATTTGCAATTACAAATAAACGAATAATAATTAAGGTAGGTTTAATTCGCAGAAAAACAATTGAATTAAATCTCTCGAAAGTTGAGTCAGTTAATGTTGATCAAAGTATTTTGGGTCGTATTTTAGGTTATGGAACTATAACAGTTGTTGGTACTGGCGGAACAAAAGAAAAATTTTCTGAAATTTCCAAACCATTAGAATTTAGAAAAGCATTTCAGCAGCTTGATTCTTAA